The Pseudomonadota bacterium sequence CTGCCTGGCGCGTGCCCACGCCTCTCTCGGCGACGGTGCGCCCAGCTTGCGTCTCGCCAATTTGATGAATCTCGGCCACAATTTGTCAGTCGATAATTGGTTGGACGCTACGGTCTCGGGCGCGCGTCTTGTCATTGTCCGGGTGCTCGGCGGAGAGAGCTATTGGCCCTATGGCGTCGAGCGACTGGCGCAGCTGTGCCACGACAAGAATATCGCCCTGGCGCTCCTGCCTGGCGACGACAAGCCGGATAGCGAGTTGACCCGACGCGCGACTCTGTCGCCGGAATCCTGCGAGCGGCTGTGGCGCTATTGCGTCCATGGCGGCCTCGAGAACGCGGCCGAATGTCTGCGCTATGGCGCTGATCTAATCGGTGATGCCACGGTCTGGCGCGAGCCGGCGCCATTGGCCCGCGCTGGGCTGTATCGGCCGGGTGCGTTGCAAGTCGATCTCGACGAGATCACAGCGGCGCAAAGGCGCGAAGATCGTCCGCTCGCACTGGTGCTGTTTTACCGTGCCCTGGTTCAGGCGGCGGACACCGCGCCAGTCGACGATCTGATTGTGGCGCTAGAGAAAGAAGGGCTGGCCGCTGTCGGGTTGTTTGTCTCCAGCCTGAAGGATCCGCCGTCTGCACGCTTTGCCGAAAGTGTGCTCGACGCATCGCGGCCCGACATCATCCTCAACGCCACCGGCTTTTCCGTGTCACGCCCCGGCGCCGTCGAAGCGAGCCCGCTTGACCGTTCGGGCGCACCCGTGCTGCAAGTGGTGTTGGCCGGTGGAACGGAAGCCGCCTGGGCGGCGGGCACGCGCGGGCTCTCGGCACGCGATATCGCGATGAATGTCGCTCTTCCCGAAGTCGATGGCCGCATCCTGACCCGTGCCGTTTCGTTCAAGAGCGAACGCAGCTTCGATGCCGCGACTCAATGCGGTATTGTCGCCCACACGCCGCGCGCCGACCGCATCGATTTTGTTGCTCAACTGGCGAAGAATTGGGCGCGCTTGGCCAGGACCGCCACAAGCGAGCGCCGCGTCTGCGTGGTGCTGGCCAACTATCCCAATAAAGATGGCCGCATCGGCAACGGCGTCGGTCTCGACACGCCGGCAAGCGCAGTGCGTTTGCTCATCGCCTTGCAGGCCGAAGGTTATAGTTTGGAAGGGCTCCCGGCCGACGGCGCGGCGCTCATGGCGGCGCTACAAGCCGGCCCGACCAATGCCATATCAGCTTCCGCCAAACCATCGGGCGGCGCGCTGCTCAGCCTGGACGCGTACCGCGGTTTTTTCTCAGATTTAGATAGCCATGCGCAGACCCGTGTCTCCGAGCGTTGGGGCGCAGCGGAATCCGATCCTTTCTTTCGCCCGGAGGAAGATTCCTTCGTCCTACCGGTGCTGTCGTTCGGTAATGTGAGCGTGGCGATCCAGCCGGCGCGCGGCTACAACATCGATCCCGCCGCGAGCTATCATGATCCCGACCTGCCGCCGCCGCACGGCTATCTTGCGTTCTATGCCTGGCTGCGCCGTTCGGTCGATGTTCATGCGGTGCTCCATCTTGGCAAACATGGAAATCTCGAATGGCTGCCGGGCAAAGCCTTGGCGCTTTCCGCCGGCTGCTTCCCAGAGGCCGCGCTCGGACCGTTGCCTCATATCTATCCATTCATCGTCAACGATCCGGGTGAGGGCAGCCAGGCTAAGCGGCGCAGCGCCGCAGTGATCGTCGATCATCTGACACCGCCCCTCAGCCGGGCCGAAAGCTATGGGCCGTTGCGTGAATTGGAAGCGCTGGTCGATGAATTTTATGAAGCCAGCCAACTCGACCCGCGCCGCTGCACCCCGCTGGCCGAACGTATCCTGGAGCTGGCGCGGAGCGAAGGCATTGACCTGGATTGCGGCATCGTACCCGACGATGGCCGCGCCCAAGCCTTGACCAAGCTCGATGGCTACATGTGCGAACTAAAAGAAATGCAGATTCGCAACGGCTTGCATATTTTCGGCGCGTCGCCGGAAGGCGAATTGCGCAGCGATCTGCTGTTGGCTATTGCGCGGAGCCCGCGTGGAACCGGCGCCAGCGAAGCGTCGTTGACGCGCGCGCTGGCCGCTGATCTCGGTCTTGATTTCGATCCGCTCGATTGCGACATGGCGGCGCCGTGGGAAGGCGCGCGCCC is a genomic window containing:
- the cobN gene encoding cobaltochelatase subunit CobN, with product MHLLAAQPGGIADGNEAVDLGQSPADIVFASAADTELACLARAHASLGDGAPSLRLANLMNLGHNLSVDNWLDATVSGARLVIVRVLGGESYWPYGVERLAQLCHDKNIALALLPGDDKPDSELTRRATLSPESCERLWRYCVHGGLENAAECLRYGADLIGDATVWREPAPLARAGLYRPGALQVDLDEITAAQRREDRPLALVLFYRALVQAADTAPVDDLIVALEKEGLAAVGLFVSSLKDPPSARFAESVLDASRPDIILNATGFSVSRPGAVEASPLDRSGAPVLQVVLAGGTEAAWAAGTRGLSARDIAMNVALPEVDGRILTRAVSFKSERSFDAATQCGIVAHTPRADRIDFVAQLAKNWARLARTATSERRVCVVLANYPNKDGRIGNGVGLDTPASAVRLLIALQAEGYSLEGLPADGAALMAALQAGPTNAISASAKPSGGALLSLDAYRGFFSDLDSHAQTRVSERWGAAESDPFFRPEEDSFVLPVLSFGNVSVAIQPARGYNIDPAASYHDPDLPPPHGYLAFYAWLRRSVDVHAVLHLGKHGNLEWLPGKALALSAGCFPEAALGPLPHIYPFIVNDPGEGSQAKRRSAAVIVDHLTPPLSRAESYGPLRELEALVDEFYEASQLDPRRCTPLAERILELARSEGIDLDCGIVPDDGRAQALTKLDGYMCELKEMQIRNGLHIFGASPEGELRSDLLLAIARSPRGTGASEASLTRALAADLGLDFDPLDCDMAAPWEGARPDVLDGPDAWRSHGDSVERLEALALALISGERAAAAGWRRTRAVLQEVHERIAPALDASGTGEMAGVARGLAGRFVMPGPSGAPSRGRPEVLPTGRNFYSLDTRAVPTPAAWQLGWKSAQRLVEYHAQRHGDWPRRMALSAWGTSNMRTGGDDIAQALALLGVRPQWDTASGRVIGFEILPLSLIDRPRVDVTLRISGFFRDAFPALIDLFDSAVRAVAALDESAEDNPLAADVARETSALMAAGESAEDAARRAGWRVFGSKPGAYGAGLQALIDEGGWQGPEDLADAYLAWGGWAYGAGREGEAGRADFERRLSVVEAVVQNQDNREHDLLDSDDYYQFEGGLAAAVTALSGRAPVSYHNDHSLPENPKIRTLEDEIGRVVRARAVNPKWLAGVMRHGYKGAFEIAATVDYLFAFAATTGAVKDHHFDAVFDAYIADDDVREFMAEANPAALAETAARLGEALRRGLWKPRSNRAHDLLGSLSQATYGEAAQ